One genomic window of Cannabis sativa cultivar Pink pepper isolate KNU-18-1 chromosome 2, ASM2916894v1, whole genome shotgun sequence includes the following:
- the LOC115719009 gene encoding uncharacterized protein LOC115719009, whose product MANHELILGQNHNLALGQNQQMVLGHNHNLDLGQNHGLEVGQAHDHHLGLNQPHDHELGLGHAHDHDHELEDIVQNHDQDENDGHNYGHENELGMDRKPEHEDHDLALTAQNHELALSAQNHELALSAQNHELALSAQNHELSLSDNNELAVSENQELNDNLELAVDQSQEMAIEPHDMSMEDSQLVPTTPVIQARMIVANPTYELSVGQEFPDVKSCRRALRDTAIALHFEMQTIKSDKTRFTAKCASEGCPWRIHAAKLPGVPTFTIRTIHESHSCGGIAHLGHQQASVQWVANSVEQRLKENPNYKPKEILEEIHRVHGITLSYKQAWRGKERIMAAMRGSFEEGYRLLPQYCEQVKRTNPGSIASVYGNPVDSCFQRLFISFQASIYGFLNACRPLLGLDRTYLKSKYLGTLLLATGFDGDGSLFPLAFGVVDEENDENWMWFLSELRNLLEINTENMPRLTILSDRMKCIVDGVEANFPTAFHGFCMRHLSDSFRKEFNNTILVNLLWEAAHALTVIEFEAKILEIEEISQDAAYWIRRIPPRLWATAYFEGTRFGHLTANIVESLNTWILEASGLPIIQMMECIRRQLMTWFNERRETSMQWTSILVPSAERRVAEALERARTYQVLRANEAEFEVISHEGTNIVDIRNRCCLCRGWQLYGLPCAHAVAALLSCRQNVHRFTESCFTVATYRKTYSQTIHPIPDKSLWKELTDGDPNSNKAIEVLINPPKSLRPPGRPRKKRVRAEDRGRVKRVVHCSRCNQTGHFRTTCAAPI is encoded by the coding sequence ATGGCTAACCATGAGTTGATACTTGGTCAAAATCATAATTTAGCCCTTGGGCAGAATCAGCAGATGGTGTTGGGCCATAATCACAACCTTGATCTTGGCCAGAATCATGGTTTGGAAGTTGGACAAGCACATGATCATCATTTGGGTTTAAATCAGCCTCATGATCACGAGCTGGGTTTAGGGCATGCCCATGACCATGACCATGAGTTGGAAGACATAGTACAGAATCATGACCAAGATGAGAATGATGGTCACAACTATGGGCATGAAAACGAGTTAGGTATGGATCGAAAACCTGAACATGAAGACCATGATTTAGCTCTTACCGCCCAGAATCACGAGTTGGCCCTTTCTGCTCAGAATCATGAGCTAGCCCTTTCTGCTCAGAATCATGAGTTGGCCCTTTCTGCTCAGAATCATGAATTGTCTTTATCAGATAACAATGAGTTGGCTGTGTCAGAAAACCAAGAACTTAATGACAACCTAGAATTAGCTGTGGATCAGAGTCAAGAAATGGCTATTGAGCCTCATGATATGTCAATGGAGGACTCCCAGCTAGTTCCTACAACTCCTGTGATTCAGGCCCGTATGATTGTTGCAAATCCTACTTATGAGCTATCAGTTGGACAAGAATTCCCAGATGTCAAGAGCTGTCGCAGGGCTTTGAGAGACACAGCAATTGCTTTGCACTTTGAGATGCAGACAATAAAATCTGACAAGACACGATTTACTGCCAAGTGTGCCAGTGAGGGGTGTCCCTGGCGCATTCACGCTGCAAAGCTCCCAGGAGTTCcaacattcactatcagaaccATCCATGAGTCTCATTCATGTGGTGGCATTGCTCATCTTGGGCATCAGCAAGCCTCTGTTCAGTGGGTTGCAAACTCTGTGGAGCAACGACTCAAGGAGAATCCTAATTACAAGCCAAAGGAGATACTAGAGGAGATTCATCGGGTCCATGGTATTACCTTGTCCTATAAGCAAGCCTGGCGAGGCAAGGAACGAATAATGGCAGCTATGCGTGGATCTTTCGAAGAAGGGTACCGGTTGCTTCCTCAATATTGTGAACAGgtcaaaaggacaaacccaggGAGTATTGCATCTGTTTACGGGAATCCAGTTGATAGCTGCTTCCAGCGTCTATTCATATCATTTCAGGCATCAATTTATGGTTTTCTAAATGCTTGCCGACCACTCCTAGGGCTTGATAGGACATATTTGAAAAGTAAATATCTGGGTACGTTGCTTCTTGCTACTGGTTTTGATGGTGATGGCTCGCTGTTCCCTCTAGCATTCGGTGTTGTTGATGaggaaaatgatgaaaattggATGTGGTTTCTGTCTGAACTTCGGAATTTGCTTGAGATCAATACGGAAAACATGCCTAGGCTTACAATCCTGTCAGACAGGATGAAGTGCATTGTAGATGGTGTGGAAGCAAATTTTCCTACTGCATTCCATGGATTTTGCATGCGCCACTTGAGTGACAGCTTTCGCAAGGAGTTTAACAATACAATTCTTGTTAACCTTTTATGGGAAGCTGCTCACGCCCTCACAGTCATTGAATTTGAAGCAAAAATTTTAGAGATTGAAGAAATATCACAAGATGCTGCATATTGGATTAGACGAATTCCACCTCGCTTATGGGCTACAGCTTATTTTGAGGGGACTCGATTCGGGCATTTGACAGCTAATATAGTCGAGTCTTTGAATACCTGGATTTTGGAGGCATCTGGGCTTCCTATAATCCAGATGATGGAATGCATTAGAAGACAACTAATGACTTGGTTTAATGAACGGCGAGAGACTAGTATGCAGTGGACATCAATACTTGTACCATCTGCAGAGAGGCGTGTTGCAGAGGCACTTGAGCGTGCACGTACATATCAGGTGCTTCGTGCTAATGAAGCTGAATTTGAAGTCATATCTCATGAAGGAACAAATATTGTTGACATTAGGAATCGATGCTGTCTTTGCCGGGGCTGGCAGCTGTATGGTTTGCCTTGTGCACATGCAGTGGCAGCACTTCTGTCCTGTAGGCAAAATGTTCACCGATTCACAGAGAGCTGTTTTACAGTGGCAACTTATCGAAAGACGTATTCACAGACAATACATCCCATTCCAGATAAATCCCTCTGGAAGGAGTTGACTGATGGAGACCCCAATTCTAACAAAGCTATTGAGGTTTTGATTAACCCACCCAAGTCACTTAGGCCGCCTGGACGGCCAAGAAAGAAACGAGTACGAGCAGAAGACCGTGGCCGCGTGAAGCGAGTAGTGCATTGCAGTCGCTGCAATCAGACAGGACACTTCAGAACAACATGTGCGGCTCCCATATAA
- the LOC115719010 gene encoding uncharacterized protein LOC115719010, with the protein MEKGHNLSNSPSSCEKVFSCIVCCKCQTNNDTDHMPTHHNHAGNASDMGHESQKAEAAKNRSEKPSKTAHFAVNRTEPDVKHEGKRSSGLRKNDTFSNYIHRAKMKFRAGSNLGNEKKASEASGEYHIHGDHAKKDNSAKDGFSEYINRVKLKIRKTTTSVRSRKS; encoded by the coding sequence ATGGAAAAAGGTCATAATCTCTCAAACTCCCCAAGTTCTTGTGAAAAAGTCTTTAGCTGTATCGTTTGTTGTAAGTGTCAAACAAATAATGATACAGACCACATGCCAACTCATCATAATCATGCTGGGAATGCTAGTGATATGGGCCATGAAAGCCAAAAAGCTGAAGCTGCAAAGAACAGGTCTGAGAAACCATCAAAAACTGCTCATTTTGCTGTGAACAGAACTGAGCCAGATGTTAAACATGAAGGGAAGAGATCTTCTGGTCTGAGAAAGAATGATACCTTTTCGAACTATATTCATCGTGCAAAGATGAAGTTCAGAGCAGGGTCGAACCTTGGGAATGAAAAGAAAGCCTCTGAAGCCTCCGGTGAATATCATATCCATGGCGATCATGCTAAGAAAGACAACAGTGCTAAAGATGGATTTTCTGAGTATATTAATCGTGTCAAATTAAAGATCAGGAAGACCACAACAAGTGTTCGAAGCAGGAAGAGTTAA
- the LOC115718886 gene encoding ankyrin repeat-containing protein ITN1 codes for MDPELYNAAIFGSSELCEKLTEDGSNIYLGQVTSQNNTILHVAAKSGQRKLAEDVLYSNSSLLYETNTKGNTALHIAARLGHLEMVRLIVNKSKEQDLEADRSLLRMSNLKGDTALHEAVRNDHYEVAILIIDEDRDLTCFVNNVGESPLFLAVDRGFYKVALHILETAPKCSYVGRNGMNALHAAVIRTHKSKQFKSTEKKTPSLWKKIPYIDKYINLSLKFPLSRYELNITGADFVGNVLKKCPSSMLEADDFGWIPLHYAAHLGNVEVVELFLEINHSSITYVNDNNGMSALHIAAKEGHVNVMRSIVTKCPDTCESLDDRDRTALHVAVESGKKNAVKFLLRTLAFQDLINEQDKEGNTPLHLAAFQGHSKILEILARDPRVDKGAQNKAGMTTIDIVQSSKQLRELEILKTLSMAALEITGALPSLEQKVIRDAAEAKAFIDTNQLDEFEEHDKGKSKLFEASEFYAADKYQEDGPESNSQGYKPLDITNMSSINLIVSSIIAAVTFAAAFTMPGGYNEQGIAVSSEKKAFKMFLLFDSLAFGCSAASMFVHFLVAAWPKRLGFIYPIYCVTILTELSLVGLALAFVHGALAVFPQNSGLADMATNSVLLSFSIPIIYFFLKITYSIYSLFKAHGIPAKKAWCRRV; via the exons ATGGATCCAGAGCTGTATAATGCTGCAATATTTGGAAGCAGTGAACTATGTGAGAAACTCACTGAAGATGGTTCAAATATATATCTTGGCCAAGTAACATCCCAAAACAACACCATTCTTCATGTTGCAGCAAAATCTGGCCAGAGAAAGCTTGCAGAAGATGTTCTGTACTCGAATTCTTCGCTTCTGTATGAAACAAATACAAAAGGCAACACTGCACTACACATTGCAGCAAGGCTTGGACATTTGGAGATGGTTCGGTTGATTGTAAACAAGTCAAAGGAGCAAGATCTTGAAGCTGACAGGAGCTTGCTAAGGATGTCAAATTTAAAGGGTGACACAGCTTTGCATGAAGCTGTTCGAAATGATCATTATGAGGTGGCGATTTTGATCATTGATGAAGACCGAGATTTGACATGTTTTGTCAACAATGTTGGGGAATCTCCTCTGTTCTTGGCTGTAGACAGAGGATTTTACaaggttgctcttcatattcTTGAGACCGCCCCCAAGTGCTCGTATGTAGGAAGGAATGGCATGAATGCTTTGCATGCAGCCGTGATTCGAACACATAAAA GCAAGCAGTTTAAATCAACTGAGAAAAAGACTCCTTCATTATGGAAGAAAATCCCTTATATTGATAAATATATAAACCTTAGTCTCAAGTTTCCTCTTTCAAGATATGAACTAAATATCACAGGAGCAG ATTTTGTGGGAAATGTTCTGAAAAAATGTCCATCTTCAATGTTAGAAGCTGATGACTTTGGTTGGATACCTCTCCACTATGCAGCACACTTGGGAAATGTAGAAGTTGTTGAGCTATTTTTGGAGATAAACCATTCTTCCATTACATATGTAAATGACAACAATGGCATGTCTGCTCTTCATATTGCAGCTAAGGAAGGGCATGTCAATGTGATGAGATCAATAGTCACAAAATGCCCTGATACTTGTGAATCATTGGATGATAGAGATCGAACTGCTCTTCATGTTGCTGTGGAGAGTGGTAAGAAAAATGCAGTCAAATTCTTACTCCGGACACTTGCTTTCCAAGATCTTATAAATGAGCAAGATAAAGAAGGTAATACCCCTTTGCATCTAGCTGCTTTCCAAGGCCATTCCAAAATTTTGGAAATTCTGGCTAGGGACCCAAGAGTTGACAAAGGAGCTCAAAACAAGGCTGGAATGACCACTATTGACATCGTCCAATCAAGCAAGCAGCTTAGGGAGCTTGAAATC CTTAAAACTCTGAGTATGGCAGCTTTGGAGATCACAGGAGCTCTGCCAAGTTTAGAACAAAAGGTTATCAGAGATGCTGCTGAAGCAAAGGCGTTTATTGACACGAACCAACTTGATGAATTTGAAGAACATGACAAAGGCAAGAGTAAACTGTTTGAAGCAAGTGAATTTTATGCTGCAGATAAGTACCAAGAAGACGGGCCAGAATCAAATTCTCAAGGATACAAGCCCTTGGACATAACAAACATGTCAAGCATTAATTTAATAGTATCCTCAATCATAGCAGCAGTCACATTTGCAGCAGCCTTTACAATGCCTGGTGGATACAATGAGCAAGGCATAGCTGTTTCGAGTGAGAAAAAGGCGTTCAAGATGTTTCTTCTGTTTGATTCTTTGGCTTTTGGTTGCTCGGCAGCCTCCATGTTTGTCCACTTTTTGGTTGCAGCCTGGCCTAAGCGGTTGGGATTCATATACCCAATATACTGTGTGACAATCTTGACTGAACTATCACTTGTGGGATTAGCACTGGCTTTTGTCCACGGTGCACTCGCAGTATTTCCTCAGAACTCAGGGCTTGCTGATATGGCTACAAACAGTGTTCTTCTCTCCTTTTCCATTcccattatatatttttttctcaagATCACTTACAGCATCTATTCCTTGTTCAAGGCTCATGGTATTCCGGCGAAAAAGGCTTGGTGCAGAAGAGTGTAA